The following are from one region of the Nicotiana tomentosiformis chromosome 7, ASM39032v3, whole genome shotgun sequence genome:
- the LOC104112108 gene encoding organic cation/carnitine transporter 7-like yields the protein MEEQDIGLVYTLDEALTSLGFGKFQYLVLCYAGLGSMAEAFEIMILSFIGPVLRLEWELSPTQESLITTVVFAGMLIGCYYWGFITDNYGRRNGLLSVAIVTAAPAALTTFCPNYIWFLALRIMVGFGVGGGYVYGSWLLEFIPPQSRGMWMIIYYAFWSIGTILEALLAMVIMPTLGWRWLLALSSIPSFAALFLYIFTVESPRYLCAKGRISDAHDILRKIAIVNKTELPPGILVTDQVTDLNEELLSPGENKTSSFKSGFSSLLMLLSPSLRRNTLLIWVVFIGNTFSYYGIILLTSQFSSAQSRHSSISLYIHNDQSLYRDVLITSVAEIPGLLISAIMVEKGGRKFTMALMYIFCILFLLPLLMPRLHEALTTTLLFGARMLITANFDISNVYCREIYPTTVRSTGIGVASSMGRIGAMISPIIAVQLVRSSHQMAAIIVFEAVLVLSATCVLLFPIETKGRKLIDTLVV from the exons ATGGAGGAGCAGGATATTGGCCTTGTATATACATTGGATGAAGCACTCACATCACTTGGTTTTGGGAAATTtcaatatttggttttgtgttaTGCTGGTCTTGGTTCCATGGCTGAAGCTTTTGAAATTATGATTCTGTCATTTATAGGACCAGTGCTAAGGTTAGAGTGGGAACTTTCTCCTACTCAAGAAAGTCTCATAACAACTGTTGTTTTTGCTGGTATGCTCATTGGATGTTATTATTGGGGTTTTATCACTGACAATTATGGAAGAAG GAATGGTCTTCTGAGTGTTGCAATAGTGACTGCTGCACCTGCAGCACTGACTACTTTTTGTCCAAATTATATTTGGTTTCTCGCTCTACGTATTATGGTTGGATTTGGCGTAGGCGGAGGTTATGTATATGGATCTTGGCTTCTTGAATTTATTCCTCCACAAAGCCGAGGCATGTGGATGATTATCTATTACGCGTTTTGGTCAATTGGAACAATACTTGAGGCTTTATTAGCAATG GTGATTATGCCAACATTAGGTTGGAGATGGTTACTGGCTTTATCATCTATTCCATCATTTGCAGCACTTTTCTTGTACATTTTTACAGTAGAATCTCCGAGATATCTCTGTGCCAAAGGCAGAATAAGCGATGCACACGATATCTTGAGGAAAATAGCTATTGTCAATAAGACAGAACTTCCCCCTGGAATCCTTGTTACTGATCAAGTGACTGACCTGAATGAGGAATTGCTTTCCCCTGGAGAAAACAAAACCTCAAGTTTTAAATCAGGCTTCTCATCGCTACTGATGCTTCTATCCCCCTCGTTACGAAGAAATACCCTCCTCATATGGGTAGTTTTTATTGGAAATACTTTCTCATATTATGGCATTATATTGCTAACCTCACAGTTTAGCAGCGCTCAAAGTAGACACTCGTCAATCTCTTTGTATATACACAATGATCAGAGCCTCTATAGAGATGTACTCATCACTAGTGTTGCAG aGATTCCTGGGCTTCTTATATCAGCTATAATGGTAGAGAAAGGTGGTCGGAAATTTACTATGGCACTTATGTATATCTTCTGCATCCTCTTCCTTTTACCGCTTCTTATGCCTCGGCTTCATGAGGCTTTAACTACTACTTTGCTATTCGGGGCACGTATGTTAATCACAGCAAATTTCGACATCTCAAATGTCTATTGTCGAGAG ATATATCCAACGACTGTAAGGTCAACTGGTATTGGAGTGGCAAGTTCTATGGGAAGAATAGGGGCCATGATTTCTCCAATCATAGCAGTGCAATTAGTAAGGAGTTCTCATCAAATGGCAGCAATCATAGTTTTTGAAGCAGTTCTTGTTTTATCAGCAACATGTGTTCTGCTTTTCCCAATAGAGACCAAGGGAAGGAAACTGATTGATACTCTTGTTGTCTAA
- the LOC104112123 gene encoding organic cation/carnitine transporter 7 — MAQQQQQEEEDEFVYTLDEALTSLGFGKFQYMVLVYAGLGSMVDAVEVMILSFIGPALKSQWGLSSTQESLITTVVFSGMLIGAYLWGLVADNYGRRKGLLTVAIVTTISAFLSSFSPNYISLLILRMLVGIGLGGGPVYGSWFLEFVPSRNRGTWMVIYSTFWTIGTILEALLAMTIMPSLGWRWLLALSSIPSFAALFLYTFTVESPRYLCAKGRISDAHDILRRIAIVNKTKLPPGILVTDQVTHELNEELLSPGKNKISNFKTGLSSFLMLLSPRLRRITLLTWVVYFGNSFSYYGIILLTSQLSAGENRCFSVALHAKKDTGLYRDVFITSLAELPGLLFSVLVVEKVGRKFSMALMYVLGFLFLFPLVVPQNEVLSTVLLFGARIWVIGTFTLAGVYCPEIYPTSVRTTGCGVASSVGRIAGMVSPLVAVHLVRGCHQMAAIILFEVVLILSAISVLLFPVETKGRELVDHVSL, encoded by the exons ATGGCACAGCAACAGCAGCAAGAGGAGGAAGATGAATTTGTGTACACATTGGATGAAGCACTTACATCATTGGGTTTTGGCAAATTCCAATATATGGTGTTGGTTTATGCGGGTCTTGGATCTATGGTTGATGCTGTTGAAGTTATGATTCTTTCTTTTATTGGACCAGCTCTTAAATCTCAATGGGGACTTTCTTCTACCCAAGAAAGTCTTATTACTACTGTTGTATTTTCTGGAATGCTTATTGGTGCTTACCTTTGGGGCCTTGTTGCTGACAACTATGGCAGAAG GAAGGGTCTTCTGACTGTGGCAATAGTGACTACCATATCTGCATTTCTGAGTTCCTTTTCTCCAAACTATATATCACTGCTCATTCTTCGTATGCTGGTCGGAATTGGTCTGGGTGGTGGTCCTGTATATGGATCTTGGTTTCTTGAATTTGTGCCTTCTAGAAACAGGGGCACATGGATGGTTATCTATTCAACTTTTTGGACAATTGGAACAATACTTGAGGCGTTATTGGCAATG ACTATCATGCCAAGCCTAGGTTGGAGGTGGTTACTAGCTTTATCATCAATTCCATCATTTGCAGCACTTTTCTTGTACACTTTTACAGTAGAGTCTCCTAGATATCTATGTGCCAAAGGTAGAATAAGTGATGCACATGATATCTTGAGGAGAATAGCTATTGTCAATAAGACAAAACTTCCGCCTGGAATTCTTGTTACTGATCAAGTGACTCATGAGCTGAATGAGGAATTGCTTTCCCCTGGAAAAAACAAAATCTCCAATTTTAAAACAGGATTGTCATCATTTCTAATGCTTTTATCCCCAAGGCTACGACGAATTACCCTCCTCACGTGGGTGGTTTATTTCGGGAATTCATTTTCCTACTATGGCATTATACTGCTGACATCACAGTTAAGTGCTGGGGAAAATAGATGCTTCTCAGTTGCTTTGCACGCGAAAAAGGACACAGGCCTCTATAGAGATGTGTTCATCACTAGCCTTGCTG AACTTCCTGGGCTTCTTTTTTCAGTCTTAGTGGTGGAGAAAGTTGGTCGAAAATTTTCAATGGCACTGATGTACGTCTTAGGCTTCTTATTCCTATTTCCGCTTGTTGTACCTCAGAATGAGGTTCTAAGTACAGTATTGCTATTCGGAGCTCGTATTTGGGTCATTGGAACCTTCACCCTTGCTGGTGTCTACTGTCCAGAG ATTTATCCAACCTCAGTGAGAACGACTGGTTGTGGAGTTGCGAGTTCTGTGGGGAGAATTGCAGGGATGGTCTCTCCTTTAGTTGCAGTGCATTTGGTTAGAGGTTGCCATCAGATGGCTGCAATCATTTTATTTGAAGTGGTTTTAATTTTATCAGCAATTAGTGTTCTGCTCTTTCCAGTTGAGACCAAGGGACGTGAACTTGTTGATCATGTCTCTTTGTAG
- the LOC104112132 gene encoding uncharacterized protein isoform X1, translating to MLRPQLARSFSFVFLFILFLSDNSLGSTGGNRKTGKSSVFSLFNLKEKSKFWSESVIHGDLDDLETSNPGKMSILNYTQAGTIANYLKLMEVDSVYLPVPVNFIFVGFEGKGNQEFKLQPEELERWFTKIDHVFEHTRIPQVGEVLTPFYKTSIGREQRHHLPLISHINYNFSVHAIQMGEKVTSIFERAIDVFGRKDDMSDNRDDGAVLWQVDMDVMDVFFTSLVEYLQLGDAYNIFVLNPRRNGKRVKYGYRQGLSESEINFLKENKELQSKILHSGRASESILALEKMTRPLYAKHPMAKFSWTVTEDTDTVEWYNRCLDVLNNVDRLSQGKDMAEVVQNKVMQFLNGKNGDLKLRFERELKAGEFSGFHAECLTDTWIGNNRWAFIDLTAGPFSWGPAVGGEGVRTELSLPNVEKTIGAVAEISEEEAEDLLQEAIQEKFAVFGDVQKDHQAIDILLAEIDIYELFAFKHCKGRKVKLALCQELDERMQDLKNELQSFEGEGSEESHRRKALDALKRMENWNLFSDSYEDYKNYTVARDTFLAHLGATLWGSMRHIISPSLADGAFHYYEKISFQLFFITQEKFRNIKQLPVDLKTIMNGLSSLVLSSQEVMFSPHMLPLSEDPALAMAFSVARRAAAVPLLLVNGTYRKTVRSYLDSSILQHQLQRLNDRGSLKGSHAHSRSTLEVPIFWFIHSDPLLVDKHYQAKALSDMVIVVQSEESSWESHLQCNGQSLLWDLRKPIKAALAAVSEHLAGILPLHLVYSQAHETAIEDWIWSVGCNLLSITSQGWHISKFHSDTVARSYVLTALEESIQLVNSAVHRLVMERTSEQTFKLFKTHERELVNKYNYVVSLWRRISTVSGELRYVDALRLLHTLEDAAKGFVNYVDTTLDSLHPIHCTRQRNVKVEFDMTTIPAFLVVFFVLWFVLKPRRAKPKIN from the exons ATGTTGCGTCCTCAATTGGCTCGCTCCTTCTCGTTCGTGTTCCTCTTCATCTTG TTCCTGAGTGATAATTCACTTGGTTCTACGGGTGGCAATCGTAAAACAGGGAAGTCATCGGTATTTTCGTTGTTTAACCTTAAAGAGAAGAGCAAATTCTGGAGCGAGTCTGTTATCCACGGTG ATTTGGATGATCTGGAAACATCTAATCCGGGAAAAATGAGTATTCTCAATTACACCCAGGCAG GTACTATAGCAAACTATTTGAAGCTTATGGAAGTTGATTCCGTGTACCTTCCAGTACCTGTGAATTTCATTTTTGTTGGATTTGAAGGAAAGGGGAATCAAG AATTTAAGCTACAACCAGAGGAACTAGAGCGCTGGTTCACAAAGATTGATCACGTCTTTGAACATACAAGGATTCCTCAAGTAGGAGAAGTTTTGACACCATTTTACAAAACTAGCATTGGTAGAGAACAACGTCACCATCTGCCTCTTATCAGTCACATAAACTACAA TTTCTCCGTTCATGCCATTCAAATGGGTGAAAAGGTCACATCTATCTTTGAGCGTGCCATTGATGTCTTTGGCCGCAAGGATGATATGTCTGATAACAG AGATGATGGAGCTGTTCTATGGCAAGTTGACATGGATGTGATGGATGTTTTCTTTACCAGCCTCGTGGAGTATTTACAACTGGGAGATGCCTATAACATCTTCGTTTTGAATCCCAGGCGCAATGGAAAAAGAGTCAAATATGGATACAG GCAAGGGTTATCCGAGAGCGAAATTAACTTTCTTAAGGAG AATAAGGAGTTACAGTCGAAAATTCTTCACTCAGGAAGAGCATCAGAAAGTATTCTTG CTCTTGAAAAGATGACAAGACCATTGTATGCAAAACATCCAATGGCAAAGTTTTCCTGGACTGTCACAGAAGATACAGATACA GTAGAATGGTATAATAGATGCCTAGATGTATTAAACAATGTTGACAGGCTATCTCAAGGGAAGGACATGGCTGAAGTTGTTCAGAACAAGGTTATGCAG TTTCTGAACGGGAAAAATGGAGATTTGAAGCTTCGTTTTGAGAGAGAGTTAAAAGCTGGGGAATTTAGCGGTTTTCATGCTGAATGTCTCACTGATACATGGATTGGAAATAACAG GTGGGCCTTTATTGATTTGACTGCGGGCCCTTTTTCATGGGGGCCTGCTGTGGGTGGAGAAGGCGTGCGCACAGAACTAAGCTTACCAAACGTGGAGAAAACAATAGGTGCAGTTGCAG aaatttcagaagaagAAGCTGAAGATCTGTTGCAAGAGGCTATTCAAGAGAAGTTTGCGGTGTTTGGTGAT GTCCAGAAAGATCATCAAGCCATTGATATTCTTTTAGCTGAAATAGATATATATGAACTATTTGCTTTCAAACATTGCAAGGGAAGGAAGGTCAAGCTTGCTCTTTGCCAAG AGCTTGACGAGAGAATGCAAGATTTGAAAAATGAGCTGCAGTCTTTTGAGGGTGAAGGGTCTGAAGAAAGCCATAGGAGAAAGGCTCTAGATGCATTGAAAAGGATGGAGAACTGGAACCTGTTCAGTGATTCTTATGAG GATTACAAAAACTATACAGTTGCTCGTGACACTTTCCTTGCACATTTGGGGGCAACCTTATGGGGGTCAATGAGACACATAATTTCTCCATCACTTGCCGATGGGGCATTCCACTACTACGAGAAAATATCTTTTCAGCTGTTCTTTATCACACAGGAG AAATTTAGAAATATTAAGCAGTTACCTGTTGACCTCAAGACTATCATGAATGGTCTTTCGTCATTGGTGCTATCTTCTCAGGAAGTGATGTTCAGTCCTCACAT GTTGCCACTGTCAGAGGATCCTGCTTTGGCCATGGCTTTTTCAGTGGCTCGGAGAGCAGCAGCTGTTCCCCTTTTGCTTGTGAATGGAACATATAGGAAAACTGTCCGTTCCTATCTGGATTCTTCCATTCTCCAGCATCAGTTGCAGAGGTTGAATGACCGTGGTTCTTTGAAAG GTTCACATGCACATAGCAGGTCTACTCTTGAAGTGCCTATCTTTTGGTTTATTCACAGTGATCCCTTGTTAGTTGATAAGCATTACCAAGCCAAAGCGCTTTCCGATATGGTCATTGTGGTGCAGTCAGAAGAATCATCCTGGGAGAGTCATTTGCAGTGTAACGGGCAGTCTCTCCTGTGGGATTTGAG GAAGCCTATCAAAGCTGCTTTGGCTGCTGTGTCGGAACATCTAGCAGGAATTCTTCCACTTCATCTTGTTTATAGTCAAGCCCATGAAACTGCAATTGAG GACTGGATTTGGTCAGTTGGATGCAACCTTCTATCCATCACTTCCCAAGGCTGGCATATCTCCAAATTCCATTCAGACACTGTTGCTCGAAGCTATGTATTGACAGCTCTTGAAGAGTCCATTCAATTGGTCAATTCGGCTGTTCATCGACTTGTTATGGAGCGGACGT CAGAACAGACTTTTAAGCTCTTCAAAACCCATGAACGTGAGTTGGTGAACAAATACAATTATGTTGTAAGCTTGTGGAGAAGA ATTTCAACTGTCAGCGGAGAACTGCGTTATGTGGATGCCTTGAGACTTCTCCATACTTTAGAGGATGCAGCAAAAGG GTTTGTAAATTATGTTGATACAACTCTAGACAGTCTCCATCCAATACATTGTACCCGGCAGAGGAATGTTAAGGTCGAGTTTGACATGACAACAATACCTGCATTCCTAGTTGTTTTCTTTGTTCTTTGGTTTGTGCTAAAGCCTAGAAGAGCCAAGCCTAAGATCAACTGA
- the LOC104112132 gene encoding uncharacterized protein isoform X2 → MEVDSVYLPVPVNFIFVGFEGKGNQEFKLQPEELERWFTKIDHVFEHTRIPQVGEVLTPFYKTSIGREQRHHLPLISHINYNFSVHAIQMGEKVTSIFERAIDVFGRKDDMSDNRDDGAVLWQVDMDVMDVFFTSLVEYLQLGDAYNIFVLNPRRNGKRVKYGYRQGLSESEINFLKENKELQSKILHSGRASESILALEKMTRPLYAKHPMAKFSWTVTEDTDTVEWYNRCLDVLNNVDRLSQGKDMAEVVQNKVMQFLNGKNGDLKLRFERELKAGEFSGFHAECLTDTWIGNNRWAFIDLTAGPFSWGPAVGGEGVRTELSLPNVEKTIGAVAEISEEEAEDLLQEAIQEKFAVFGDVQKDHQAIDILLAEIDIYELFAFKHCKGRKVKLALCQELDERMQDLKNELQSFEGEGSEESHRRKALDALKRMENWNLFSDSYEDYKNYTVARDTFLAHLGATLWGSMRHIISPSLADGAFHYYEKISFQLFFITQEKFRNIKQLPVDLKTIMNGLSSLVLSSQEVMFSPHMLPLSEDPALAMAFSVARRAAAVPLLLVNGTYRKTVRSYLDSSILQHQLQRLNDRGSLKGSHAHSRSTLEVPIFWFIHSDPLLVDKHYQAKALSDMVIVVQSEESSWESHLQCNGQSLLWDLRKPIKAALAAVSEHLAGILPLHLVYSQAHETAIEDWIWSVGCNLLSITSQGWHISKFHSDTVARSYVLTALEESIQLVNSAVHRLVMERTSEQTFKLFKTHERELVNKYNYVVSLWRRISTVSGELRYVDALRLLHTLEDAAKGFVNYVDTTLDSLHPIHCTRQRNVKVEFDMTTIPAFLVVFFVLWFVLKPRRAKPKIN, encoded by the exons ATGGAAGTTGATTCCGTGTACCTTCCAGTACCTGTGAATTTCATTTTTGTTGGATTTGAAGGAAAGGGGAATCAAG AATTTAAGCTACAACCAGAGGAACTAGAGCGCTGGTTCACAAAGATTGATCACGTCTTTGAACATACAAGGATTCCTCAAGTAGGAGAAGTTTTGACACCATTTTACAAAACTAGCATTGGTAGAGAACAACGTCACCATCTGCCTCTTATCAGTCACATAAACTACAA TTTCTCCGTTCATGCCATTCAAATGGGTGAAAAGGTCACATCTATCTTTGAGCGTGCCATTGATGTCTTTGGCCGCAAGGATGATATGTCTGATAACAG AGATGATGGAGCTGTTCTATGGCAAGTTGACATGGATGTGATGGATGTTTTCTTTACCAGCCTCGTGGAGTATTTACAACTGGGAGATGCCTATAACATCTTCGTTTTGAATCCCAGGCGCAATGGAAAAAGAGTCAAATATGGATACAG GCAAGGGTTATCCGAGAGCGAAATTAACTTTCTTAAGGAG AATAAGGAGTTACAGTCGAAAATTCTTCACTCAGGAAGAGCATCAGAAAGTATTCTTG CTCTTGAAAAGATGACAAGACCATTGTATGCAAAACATCCAATGGCAAAGTTTTCCTGGACTGTCACAGAAGATACAGATACA GTAGAATGGTATAATAGATGCCTAGATGTATTAAACAATGTTGACAGGCTATCTCAAGGGAAGGACATGGCTGAAGTTGTTCAGAACAAGGTTATGCAG TTTCTGAACGGGAAAAATGGAGATTTGAAGCTTCGTTTTGAGAGAGAGTTAAAAGCTGGGGAATTTAGCGGTTTTCATGCTGAATGTCTCACTGATACATGGATTGGAAATAACAG GTGGGCCTTTATTGATTTGACTGCGGGCCCTTTTTCATGGGGGCCTGCTGTGGGTGGAGAAGGCGTGCGCACAGAACTAAGCTTACCAAACGTGGAGAAAACAATAGGTGCAGTTGCAG aaatttcagaagaagAAGCTGAAGATCTGTTGCAAGAGGCTATTCAAGAGAAGTTTGCGGTGTTTGGTGAT GTCCAGAAAGATCATCAAGCCATTGATATTCTTTTAGCTGAAATAGATATATATGAACTATTTGCTTTCAAACATTGCAAGGGAAGGAAGGTCAAGCTTGCTCTTTGCCAAG AGCTTGACGAGAGAATGCAAGATTTGAAAAATGAGCTGCAGTCTTTTGAGGGTGAAGGGTCTGAAGAAAGCCATAGGAGAAAGGCTCTAGATGCATTGAAAAGGATGGAGAACTGGAACCTGTTCAGTGATTCTTATGAG GATTACAAAAACTATACAGTTGCTCGTGACACTTTCCTTGCACATTTGGGGGCAACCTTATGGGGGTCAATGAGACACATAATTTCTCCATCACTTGCCGATGGGGCATTCCACTACTACGAGAAAATATCTTTTCAGCTGTTCTTTATCACACAGGAG AAATTTAGAAATATTAAGCAGTTACCTGTTGACCTCAAGACTATCATGAATGGTCTTTCGTCATTGGTGCTATCTTCTCAGGAAGTGATGTTCAGTCCTCACAT GTTGCCACTGTCAGAGGATCCTGCTTTGGCCATGGCTTTTTCAGTGGCTCGGAGAGCAGCAGCTGTTCCCCTTTTGCTTGTGAATGGAACATATAGGAAAACTGTCCGTTCCTATCTGGATTCTTCCATTCTCCAGCATCAGTTGCAGAGGTTGAATGACCGTGGTTCTTTGAAAG GTTCACATGCACATAGCAGGTCTACTCTTGAAGTGCCTATCTTTTGGTTTATTCACAGTGATCCCTTGTTAGTTGATAAGCATTACCAAGCCAAAGCGCTTTCCGATATGGTCATTGTGGTGCAGTCAGAAGAATCATCCTGGGAGAGTCATTTGCAGTGTAACGGGCAGTCTCTCCTGTGGGATTTGAG GAAGCCTATCAAAGCTGCTTTGGCTGCTGTGTCGGAACATCTAGCAGGAATTCTTCCACTTCATCTTGTTTATAGTCAAGCCCATGAAACTGCAATTGAG GACTGGATTTGGTCAGTTGGATGCAACCTTCTATCCATCACTTCCCAAGGCTGGCATATCTCCAAATTCCATTCAGACACTGTTGCTCGAAGCTATGTATTGACAGCTCTTGAAGAGTCCATTCAATTGGTCAATTCGGCTGTTCATCGACTTGTTATGGAGCGGACGT CAGAACAGACTTTTAAGCTCTTCAAAACCCATGAACGTGAGTTGGTGAACAAATACAATTATGTTGTAAGCTTGTGGAGAAGA ATTTCAACTGTCAGCGGAGAACTGCGTTATGTGGATGCCTTGAGACTTCTCCATACTTTAGAGGATGCAGCAAAAGG GTTTGTAAATTATGTTGATACAACTCTAGACAGTCTCCATCCAATACATTGTACCCGGCAGAGGAATGTTAAGGTCGAGTTTGACATGACAACAATACCTGCATTCCTAGTTGTTTTCTTTGTTCTTTGGTTTGTGCTAAAGCCTAGAAGAGCCAAGCCTAAGATCAACTGA